From a region of the Triticum aestivum cultivar Chinese Spring chromosome 7D, IWGSC CS RefSeq v2.1, whole genome shotgun sequence genome:
- the LOC123165432 gene encoding phytoene synthase 1, chloroplastic, producing the protein MQQMATTVTLLLGAASSPGLAAGDGAARDGFQRSRLLPKKRQQRQRWVLCSLTYGCLGLGEPGEAGGRSAASPVYSSLTVSPGGDAAVAVVSSEQKVYDVVVKQAALLKRQLRPQQQQAAPPAVAREMDAPRGGLGEAYARCGEICEEYAKTFYLGTLLMTEERRRAIWAIYVWCRRTDELVDGPNASHITPQALDRWERRLEDLFAGRPYDMLDAALSDTITKFPIDIQPFKDMIDGMRTDLKKARYKNFDELYMYCYYVAGTVGLMSVPVMGIAPESKATAESVYGAALALGLANQLTNILRDVGEDARRGRIYLPQDELAEAGLSDEDIFKGVVTDKWRKFMKRQIKRARMFFEEAERGVTELRKESRWPVWASLLLYRQILDEIEANDYNNFTKRAYVGKAKKVLALPVAYGRSLLLPYSLRNNQT; encoded by the exons ATGCAGCAGATGGCCACCACCGTCACGCTGCTGCTCGGGGCAGCCTCGTCCCCAGGCCTCGCCGCCGGTGATGGCGCCGCGCGGGACGGCTTCCAGCGCTCCCGCCTGCTGCCCAAGAAGCGGCAGCAGAGGCAACGCTGGGTGCTCTGCTCGCTCACGTACGGCTGCCTCGGCCTCGGCGAGCCGGGGGAGGCGGGCGGCCGGAGCGCGGCGTCCCCGGTGTACTCCAGCCTCACCGTCAGCCCCGGCGGCGACGCGGCCGTCGCCGTCGTCTCGTCGGAGCAGAAAGTGTACGACGTGGTGGTGAAGCAGGCGGCATTGCTCAAGCGCCAGCTGCGCCCGCAGCAGCAGCAGGcggcgccgcccgccgtcgccaggGAGATGGACGCGCCGcgcggcgggctcggggaggcctacGCCCGCTGCGGCGAGATCTGCGAGGAGTACGCCAAGACCTTCTACCTCG GGACCTTGCTGATGACGGAGGAGCGGCGGCGCGCCATATGGGCCATCTACG TGTGGTGTAGGAGGACAGACGAGCTGGTGGACGGGCCGAACGCGTCGCACATCACGCCGCAGGCGCTGGACCGGTGGGAGAGGAGGCTGGAGGACCTCTTCGCCGGGCGCCCCTACGACATGCTCGACGCCGCGCTCTCCGACACCATCACCAAGTTCCCCATAGATATTCAG CCCTTCAAGGACATGATCGACGGGATGCGGACGGACCTTAAGAAGGCGAGGTACAAGAACTTTGACGAGCTCTACATGTACTGCTACTATGTTGCCGGCACCGTGGGGTTGATGAGCGTCCCGGTGATGGGCATTGCGCCGGAGTCCAAGGCGACAGCCGAGAGCGTCTATGGCGCCGCTCTGGCTCTTGGCCTCGCGAACCAGCTCACCAACATACTCAGGGATGTTGGAGAAGA TGCAAGAAGAGGGAGGATATATTTGCCACAAGACGAGCTTGCGGAGGCGGGGCTCTCCGATGAAGACATCTTCAAAGGAGTCGTCACCGACAAGTGGAGGAAATTCATGAAGAGGCAGATCAAGAGGGCGAGGATGTTCTTCGAGGAGGCGGAGCGAGGGGTGACTGAGCTTAGGAAGGAGAGCCGGTGGCCG GTTTGGGCCTCTCTGTTGTTGTACCGGCAGATCCTCGATGAGATCGAAGCGAATGACTACAACAACTTCACCAAGAGGGCCTATGTTGGGAAGGCGAAGAAGGTGCTTGCGCTCCCTGTCGCGTACGGGAGATCGCTGCTCTTACCGTATTCACTGAGAAATAACCAGACCTAG